The Stieleria maiorica genome includes the window GATACGGAAATGCAGCCGAAGAGAAGCCTTCGATCACGACGATCGATCTGCGAAGACTGACCCTGCGTAGATTCCTTTACAGTCGAACTTATTGACCATACGATCGAAGGTTCGACCACCCGTCACGAGGCCAAAATCTGGTTGGTGGCGTGCTTGGAAGTCCACGAGCAAATTCCCATGGCGTGCGTCACCAGCGGAACGAGCGATGACGAGTCGGACGATGCCGTCGCGTTAACTGTGCAGTGCCTACGAAATGGCATCGCTTCGCACGAGTACGTCAACGTTCTGGTCAGCCTCCAGCGAATGTTCGACGACCACTATGAGAATTCGAAAGGATTGGCATGAGCCATTGTTGGGCAACAGTTCACCATGTCTGCGTGAGTTCAACCGTGAGCCGATCGCCACAATCGAAACCAGTTCCTTCGCATGTTGACTTTTGATGGTGCCGGAATGGGCAAGATCCGAACGATCATAGGAAGGGCAGCATATTTGCCGCAGAGCAGAGTCTCTGCCGACGAGCTGCTCCATCATCACGTTCACACGGCGTTCGGCCAGCGAGTTTCGCAGTCGAATTGAAGGGGTTCCAGTCCGGAAGCTTGCAGAGGTTGTCAACGTCTAACTTTGAATCCCGTGCTTGGCAAAGCGAACCGACCAGAAGACGACGTCGTGTGTTGCGAGATCTTGATCCGTAGAGACCACCCAAACAGCCTCGACAAACAAATGATGAAAATTGTTTTCGCCACAGATTTGCATAACGGCAAATGATCGGCAGCAGGCTACGCGAACACGACGACGCATAGATTGAAGAGTTCATGGGTTCGCGTAGTGCCTTCCGGCGGTCTTACAGCGGTAGAATGGGAAGGAAGCCGATCTTGATCATCACGGGAAGGAGGCTCGTACGAGCCCAATTTGGTTGCTTAAGGTGAGGCAAATCGATCACCGCTATCGACTCGCGGGCGTGCATGTCGGGCACGGGGCACAATGAATGCGACTATTTCCGGAGGAGGGAGGGCTTGCGAAGGCTGCTGTATCATGTGCCAGAGCAGATCAATTTAGCGAGAAGGAACCAGCATCTGTGGACCGCTTCAGACGCTTCGGTCCGCTTCCCCAATCGATTGTATTCGATCAGCAATGAACGCAAGAAAACTTGAATATTTGGCGGACGCTGTTTGCGATTATATCAGTGTATGTGAACAGATGATCGTAGATCGATCGAGGAGAATTGCGGCACGCGAAGATTGGCTCAAACGCCAAGTTGCAGAAGCAGAGTTGAACCAGCCCGTTCGCGTTTCAAACAGTGGGCCAGAGCCAAGCTTTCCAGCGTTGCCAACTGAGGTGCAGGATTGGCTGAATGAGGTTCACGCAGAGAGGGCTGAGAACATCATGCTCCGCGTGCACGACGCGATGTATCGAGGCACGTTGGTCGAGGGAATTGGATTAGTAGAGTCGACGAGGAAGATTGTCCAAGTCGACAAAGAGCTTGTTGACCTGTTCCGGGAATACGTGGATCTTCTAATCGACTATCGAGATCGGATATGGAGCGAGTTGGAGAATCGCGATGGTGAGAAAACGCATGATCCACCCAGGCAAAAGAAAGAGAGCAGCAACAGTCCGAAATCGGCCGCCGAACTTCGCATTGAACGGGATAACGCACTGCTGAATTATTTTCTGAAAGAAAAGGATGAACAACCAACCAATGGGGAACTCAAGGACTGGTTGGCGAACATCGGCGGCGATAAGGGTTGGGAGTTGCTGGATTCCGAAACTGGTATTGCAGGAGCACTTAGAAGGGCATGGGCGAGGCAGAATCCAGAGAGTCCGAAGTGGCCCTTTGATCGACGAGGCAGACCAAAAAAGAAATAACGAAACAACGAAATCTGGCTGTCGATTCCATTGATTTCGACGACCAGTCAAACTCCACACCGTTGCTTCACCCCTAGGTGCGGAGAAAATGAATGAAAACGATAGATACGGTGCCTTCGCCCGAGAGAATCGCGAAGGAAATCAATCACTCGCGGCGGGAGCGAGATCTGCTGCGGCGGCTATATCGCCTAAGCGTTGATGTGCGGGAACTACGGAATGCAATCCCGAACGACGGAACATCTAGCGAAGGCGGTAATTCAAGACCGGAGGGTAATCAATGACGCCCTACGAGTTGGAAACGATTGCCGACGCCATAGCCGATCGAGTCGCGGATCGCCTTGCAAATCGTCGTCGACTGCTTACTCGCCACGAATTGGCGCAGGTAATCAATGTCAGCCTGCCGAAGTTGGACACTATGTTGCGAGACAATGAACTGCCGGTGATCCGAGTCGGGCGCAAGGTGCTGTTCGATCCGCACTCTGTGATTCAACATCTGGCGGCCAAGTCAAAAGGTGCGTGACGAGATGCGGCTTTTGTCATGGTTGCGAGCCCGCCCACCACCAATTCCAAACGGTCACACTCGGATGCCTCAGTATTGCGATACGAGCTGGCGTACGTCCCTGGGCTTACCCCCACAAAAGAACAGAAATTCCACCGGACCCTGCGTTCGCGGAAATTGACAACAACGAAATAAAATAGGCCGGTGATGCCACTAACATCTACCGGCCGAGGAAGCTATCCATGTCTGAGTATAACAAACCGAAACGGCCGACGAAAAAAAAAGCAAAAAAAACACCGAAGCAGGAACGCAAAGAACTGTTTCCGGATATTGCTGACAATGCGGCGCCGAATCCGACGCCAGCCACCGGGGCCGAACCGAAGAACGAATCCCAGCCGGACCCGTTTGATCCGGTCTCGTTGCGAATCGACCCTAGCACTGCCGCTGGTGCGATCGGCGTGAAGCGCAAAATCGTGACGATGAATTGCTGCAAGCCCGACAAAATGGAATTCTGTCGAGTTCATCCTGATACGGCCTTCCGACTGGAGACGGCCATCATCGAGGACAAAAAGAATCGCGAGTCCTACTTGGTCGTAAGGGAGTTGTGGCCGGAACTGCCGGACTTCATCCAATTGGTCCGGCTGTGCCTGGCCGTTAATCGTCACGGGTCACCGTTTTTATGGCCAGCGAAACTGCCAGATCCCGACGGTAAGACACTCGCGTGGCACACCTCGATGCTCGAAGCGCAAGAGCTTGCGGTTAATAGTTGGGTCCGATGCCAAGCCGATATGCAGGCGGGCAGCTATGCCGTGTACGAGGCGACCGGAAACCTACCGGATCCACAATGGCCGGATCTGGACTTCAGGCAGTGCCTGGAGCTTGTGTTCAAGTCAAGGTTCATTCGTTCGCTAGACCACCCCTTTCTGCTGGAATTGTTTGGACAGGTGTGATCGTGGATTGGCTGAACCGATTTGATTCGGTTTGGTCGATCGACTTCGAATTCTCGCAACCGCCAGGCGAACGGCCACACGTCGTTTGCTTGGTGGCTCGCGAGTTTCATTCCAAGCGACTCGTCCGAATCGGATTCGATGAAATCAACAAGATGGATCGACCACCGTTTGACGTGGGACCGAACGCGTTGTTCGTCGCCTATTTTTCATCGGCCGAGTGGAATTGTTTTCGTTCGCTGGGATGGCCTTTACCGTCGCTCGTGTTGGATCTGTGGTGTGAGTTTAAAAACATGTTGAACGGCTCGACACCGCCGGCCGGGTTTGGACTGCTGGGTTGTCTGGCGTTCCACGGGTGTGACTCGATGGACGCGACCGAGAAAACCTCTATGCGGGATCTGGCGATACGTGGTGGTCCCTATGACGCCAGCGAAATGCTGGCCCTTCTGGACTACTGCCAATCGGACGTGGACGCGTTGGACAAGTTGTTGCCGATCATGCTGCCGAAGATCGACTTTCCTTATGCAATCCACCGTGGTCGGTACATGGTCTCCGTGTCGGCGATGGAGCATGCCGGCGTTCCGATCGATGTGGAGACGCTGGCCATGTTCCGTCGTCAGTGGGGACCGATCAAATCGAATCTGATCGCGTCTGTGGACGAATCCTTCGGCGTGTTCGACGGCCTGACGTTCAAACAGGATCGGTTTGCGGATTACTTGATCCGCCACCGTATCCCGTGGCCCGAAACCGATTCGGGCCGGTTGGCGTTGGACGACGAGACGTTCCGCCAGCAAGCGAAAAGCTACCCGCAAATCTCGCCACTGCGGGAGCTGCGTCACTCGCTCTCGGAAATGAAGCTGGAAAAGCTGGAAGTGGGATCGGACGGAAGGAACCGGACAATGCTGCGTCCGTTTGCGAGCCGATCCGGACGGAACCAACCGTCCAACAATAAGTTCATCTTCGGCCCGTCGGTGTGGCTGCGATCACTGATCAAACCGAGACAAGGACGTTCTGTCGCCTATGTCGATTGGTCACAGCAAGAACTTGGCATTGCGGCCGCGTTGTCCGGTGATCCCGCCATGGCGCAAGCGTACGCGTCTGGCGACCCGTATTTGGAATTCGCCCGTATGGCCGGCGCCGTTCCACCGTCGGCAACGAAAAAGACGCACCCGGCCGAACGGTCCGCGTTCAAGGTTTGCATGCTGGCCACTCAATACGGGATGAGCGAATTCGGGTTGGCCGCGAAACTCAACAAACCTGTGGCGTTCGCGCGCATCCTGCTGCGTCAACATCGAGAGACGTTCCCCGTGTTCTGGCGTTGGTCGCAATCCAACGTGGACACGGCCATGTTGACCCTTGAATTGAAAACCGTTTTCGGATGGACGATTCATACGATTGGCGGAGACAACCCGCGTTCGCTGGCGA containing:
- a CDS encoding excisionase family DNA-binding protein, with the protein product MTPYELETIADAIADRVADRLANRRRLLTRHELAQVINVSLPKLDTMLRDNELPVIRVGRKVLFDPHSVIQHLAAKSKGA
- a CDS encoding DNA polymerase, which codes for MDWLNRFDSVWSIDFEFSQPPGERPHVVCLVAREFHSKRLVRIGFDEINKMDRPPFDVGPNALFVAYFSSAEWNCFRSLGWPLPSLVLDLWCEFKNMLNGSTPPAGFGLLGCLAFHGCDSMDATEKTSMRDLAIRGGPYDASEMLALLDYCQSDVDALDKLLPIMLPKIDFPYAIHRGRYMVSVSAMEHAGVPIDVETLAMFRRQWGPIKSNLIASVDESFGVFDGLTFKQDRFADYLIRHRIPWPETDSGRLALDDETFRQQAKSYPQISPLRELRHSLSEMKLEKLEVGSDGRNRTMLRPFASRSGRNQPSNNKFIFGPSVWLRSLIKPRQGRSVAYVDWSQQELGIAAALSGDPAMAQAYASGDPYLEFARMAGAVPPSATKKTHPAERSAFKVCMLATQYGMSEFGLAAKLNKPVAFARILLRQHRETFPVFWRWSQSNVDTAMLTLELKTVFGWTIHTIGGDNPRSLANFPMQANGAEMMRLACSLATEAGITVCCPVHDAILIEADTDKINATVAQTQLIMQEAGKIVLDGFELDSDAKIVSWPDRYFDEDRGREMWEKVFRLATEAEK
- a CDS encoding PH domain-containing protein, which produces MSEYNKPKRPTKKKAKKTPKQERKELFPDIADNAAPNPTPATGAEPKNESQPDPFDPVSLRIDPSTAAGAIGVKRKIVTMNCCKPDKMEFCRVHPDTAFRLETAIIEDKKNRESYLVVRELWPELPDFIQLVRLCLAVNRHGSPFLWPAKLPDPDGKTLAWHTSMLEAQELAVNSWVRCQADMQAGSYAVYEATGNLPDPQWPDLDFRQCLELVFKSRFIRSLDHPFLLELFGQV